A window from Montipora capricornis isolate CH-2021 chromosome 7, ASM3666992v2, whole genome shotgun sequence encodes these proteins:
- the LOC138055988 gene encoding uncharacterized protein: MTVSTLDLPLNPLLFDILLRFRVHEDIGKAFLNIEIDPEHRDFVRSLWVKDPNKESPEVMALCFAHVVFGVNLSPFILNATITHHLNTCLPVYSALARELLKTLYVDDYVSGNGDMDSAFKLS; encoded by the coding sequence ATGACTGTCTCTACATTGGACCTTCCTCTTAATCCCTTGTTATTTGACATTTTGCTGAGGTTCAGAGTACATGAAGACATTGGGAAGGCGTTTTTGAACATTGAGATTGATCCTGAACACAGGGACTTTGTGAGATCTTTATGGGTCAAAGATCCGAACAAGGAAAGTCCGGAGGTTATGGCACTATGTTTTGCACATGTGGTGTTTGGTGTAAACTTAAGTCCTTTCATTCTAAATGCCACAATCACACACCATTTGAACACATGTTTGCCAGTTTACAGTGCACTTGCAAGAGAGCTGTTGAAGACTTTATATGTTGATGACTATGTCTCTGGAAATGGTGACATGGATAGTGCATTCAAATTGTCTTAG